A stretch of the Capsicum annuum cultivar UCD-10X-F1 chromosome 10, UCD10Xv1.1, whole genome shotgun sequence genome encodes the following:
- the LOC107854587 gene encoding uncharacterized protein LOC107854587 isoform X1 yields the protein MNFRGHNMRDSGNISQYRNRLDQTLSSDDLVNYDKLKTLVKNQILCSSECDLHECSETLVDRRTKEVANFLSMLKSASVTDSEASHGGWKVQQDTEEIRVMYREGPEGTPYHTLLAEGYVDGPLDVCFCLSWEAELYKKWWPQTMIPTFKVAASQCLQKVRIGEQIILVRMKLSRPLSAREAVVHLFAFEYFQDGLIVVTANTISDVDSVDRSTHGYSKDGIPDAQDVVRVDLLGGFALQKVTDNRSYFRMIGNLDIKLDFIPPALINFVSRQLIGGGFKLYKKQVASAAKGDEDFSKALKDPLYARIHESLYSDKVPNGDIALELQNLKKNAVPLDEETRTNSNEICPEQKVHSEIEEIEDEACEKIEHQNQDERNIHDCPVNQLVPKLSKNENVGIIPEVKQALGTLDKAISIIRECRCNMETRTVPGSTVMSVDAEKDSLQDSKSSEADKDGRNIGDFGEIHKQEFREATFYEHRNSSCSRRTSSSLCTREAPHNKIAPASPDVYAAITSGEAHHIDLCSPTDLETTGKTMEKILKEDNVTVANEDDIHEKKLGERKTRKLPRYCCLYFLSGQVVA from the exons ATGAACTTTAGAGGACACAATATGAGGGACAGTGGTAACATATCTCAATACAGAAATAGACTGGATCAGACGCTATCGTCTGATGATCTTGTCAATTATGATAAGCTGAAGACCCTTGTCAAGAATCAAATCCTATGCTCCTCGGAGTGTGATCTTCACG AATGTAGTGAGACTCTGGTAGATAGAAGAACCAAGGAAGTGGCGAACTTCCTGAGCATGTTGAAGAGTGCATCGGTAACTGATTCCGAGGCATCACATGGTGGTTGGAAA GTACAACAGGACACCGAGGAGATCCGTGTTATGTACCGAGAGGGACCAGAAGGCACTCCCTATCACACCCTTCTAGCTGAAGGCTATGTGGATGGCCCATTAGATGTTT GTTTTTGCCTCTCTTGGGAAGCAGAACTATACAAAAAGTG GTGGCCACAAACTATGATTCCAACTTTTAAGGTCGCGGCATCCCAGTGCTTGCAAAAGGTTAGAATTGGTGAACAAATAATTTTAGTAAG GATGAAGCTTTCAAGGCCATTGTCAGCAAGGGAAGCAGTGGTACATTTATTTGCATTTGAATACTTTCAAGATGGTCTTATAGTTGTGACTGCCAATACG ATCTCTGACGTAGATAGCGTTGATAGAAGTACGCATGGTTATTCCAAAGATGGGATACCAGACGCACAGGATGTAGTACGAGTTGATCTTCTGGGAGGTTTTGCTCTACAAAAAGTTACTGATAATAGGAGCTACTTCAG GATGATAGGAAATTTGGATATTAAACTGGATTTTATACCTCCAGCATTAATTAATTTCGTCTCAAGGCAGCTCATAGGTGGTGGTTTCAAGCTTTATAAAAAG CAAGTAGCTTCAGCTGCTAAAGGTGATGAAGATTTCAGTAAGGCTCTGAAGGATCCACTGTATGCTCGAATACATGAGTCTCTTTACTCCGATAAAGTACCTAATGGTGATATAGCTTTAGAATTACAAAACTTGAAGAAAAATGCAGTTCCTCTTGATGAAGAAACTAGAACAAACAGTAACGAAATATGTCCTGAGCAAAAGGTTCATAGTGAAATCGAGGAGATTGAAGATGAAGCCTGTGAAAAGATCGAACATCAAAATCAGGATGAAAGGAACATACATGATTGTCCAGTCAATCAACTTGTACCGAAGCTCAGCAAGAACGAGAATGTTGGTATTATCCCTGAGGTCAAACAAGCTTTAGGAACTTTGGATAAGGCTATTTCTATCATAAGGGAATGTAGATGTAACATGGAAACTAGGACAGTTCCCGGCAGCACTGTAATGTCAGTAGACGCGGAGAAAGACAGTCTACAAGATTCAAAATCATCAGAAGCTGATAAGGATGGGAGAAACATTGGAGATTTTGGTGAAATACACAAACAGGAATTTAGAGAAGCAACCTTTTATGAACACAGAAATAGCTCTTGTTCCAG GCGCACAAGTTCTAGTTTGTGCACAAGGGAAGCACCCCATAACAAGATTGCTCCAGCATCCCCTGATGTTTATGCTGCAATTACTAGTGGTGAGGCACATCACATTGATCTATGCTCTCCGACAGATCTAGAAACGACAGGGAAAACAATGGAGAAGATATTGAAGGAAGACAATGTGACGGTTGCCAATGAGGATGACATCCATGAGAAGAAGCTCGGTGAAAGAAAAACTAGAAAACTACCGAGATATTGCTGCTTGTACTTTCTCTCCGGGCAGGTTGTGGCTTAA
- the LOC107854587 gene encoding uncharacterized protein LOC107854587 isoform X2, giving the protein MRDSGNISQYRNRLDQTLSSDDLVNYDKLKTLVKNQILCSSECDLHECSETLVDRRTKEVANFLSMLKSASVTDSEASHGGWKVQQDTEEIRVMYREGPEGTPYHTLLAEGYVDGPLDVCFCLSWEAELYKKWWPQTMIPTFKVAASQCLQKVRIGEQIILVRMKLSRPLSAREAVVHLFAFEYFQDGLIVVTANTISDVDSVDRSTHGYSKDGIPDAQDVVRVDLLGGFALQKVTDNRSYFRMIGNLDIKLDFIPPALINFVSRQLIGGGFKLYKKQVASAAKGDEDFSKALKDPLYARIHESLYSDKVPNGDIALELQNLKKNAVPLDEETRTNSNEICPEQKVHSEIEEIEDEACEKIEHQNQDERNIHDCPVNQLVPKLSKNENVGIIPEVKQALGTLDKAISIIRECRCNMETRTVPGSTVMSVDAEKDSLQDSKSSEADKDGRNIGDFGEIHKQEFREATFYEHRNSSCSRRTSSSLCTREAPHNKIAPASPDVYAAITSGEAHHIDLCSPTDLETTGKTMEKILKEDNVTVANEDDIHEKKLGERKTRKLPRYCCLYFLSGQVVA; this is encoded by the exons ATGAGGGACAGTGGTAACATATCTCAATACAGAAATAGACTGGATCAGACGCTATCGTCTGATGATCTTGTCAATTATGATAAGCTGAAGACCCTTGTCAAGAATCAAATCCTATGCTCCTCGGAGTGTGATCTTCACG AATGTAGTGAGACTCTGGTAGATAGAAGAACCAAGGAAGTGGCGAACTTCCTGAGCATGTTGAAGAGTGCATCGGTAACTGATTCCGAGGCATCACATGGTGGTTGGAAA GTACAACAGGACACCGAGGAGATCCGTGTTATGTACCGAGAGGGACCAGAAGGCACTCCCTATCACACCCTTCTAGCTGAAGGCTATGTGGATGGCCCATTAGATGTTT GTTTTTGCCTCTCTTGGGAAGCAGAACTATACAAAAAGTG GTGGCCACAAACTATGATTCCAACTTTTAAGGTCGCGGCATCCCAGTGCTTGCAAAAGGTTAGAATTGGTGAACAAATAATTTTAGTAAG GATGAAGCTTTCAAGGCCATTGTCAGCAAGGGAAGCAGTGGTACATTTATTTGCATTTGAATACTTTCAAGATGGTCTTATAGTTGTGACTGCCAATACG ATCTCTGACGTAGATAGCGTTGATAGAAGTACGCATGGTTATTCCAAAGATGGGATACCAGACGCACAGGATGTAGTACGAGTTGATCTTCTGGGAGGTTTTGCTCTACAAAAAGTTACTGATAATAGGAGCTACTTCAG GATGATAGGAAATTTGGATATTAAACTGGATTTTATACCTCCAGCATTAATTAATTTCGTCTCAAGGCAGCTCATAGGTGGTGGTTTCAAGCTTTATAAAAAG CAAGTAGCTTCAGCTGCTAAAGGTGATGAAGATTTCAGTAAGGCTCTGAAGGATCCACTGTATGCTCGAATACATGAGTCTCTTTACTCCGATAAAGTACCTAATGGTGATATAGCTTTAGAATTACAAAACTTGAAGAAAAATGCAGTTCCTCTTGATGAAGAAACTAGAACAAACAGTAACGAAATATGTCCTGAGCAAAAGGTTCATAGTGAAATCGAGGAGATTGAAGATGAAGCCTGTGAAAAGATCGAACATCAAAATCAGGATGAAAGGAACATACATGATTGTCCAGTCAATCAACTTGTACCGAAGCTCAGCAAGAACGAGAATGTTGGTATTATCCCTGAGGTCAAACAAGCTTTAGGAACTTTGGATAAGGCTATTTCTATCATAAGGGAATGTAGATGTAACATGGAAACTAGGACAGTTCCCGGCAGCACTGTAATGTCAGTAGACGCGGAGAAAGACAGTCTACAAGATTCAAAATCATCAGAAGCTGATAAGGATGGGAGAAACATTGGAGATTTTGGTGAAATACACAAACAGGAATTTAGAGAAGCAACCTTTTATGAACACAGAAATAGCTCTTGTTCCAG GCGCACAAGTTCTAGTTTGTGCACAAGGGAAGCACCCCATAACAAGATTGCTCCAGCATCCCCTGATGTTTATGCTGCAATTACTAGTGGTGAGGCACATCACATTGATCTATGCTCTCCGACAGATCTAGAAACGACAGGGAAAACAATGGAGAAGATATTGAAGGAAGACAATGTGACGGTTGCCAATGAGGATGACATCCATGAGAAGAAGCTCGGTGAAAGAAAAACTAGAAAACTACCGAGATATTGCTGCTTGTACTTTCTCTCCGGGCAGGTTGTGGCTTAA